The genomic DNA TGCAGCAATTACTATAATTACAATATCAGTTACCTGTGCACCCCTTGCACGCATGGCGGTAAACGCCTCGTGACCCGGAGTATCCAGGAAGGTAATTTTACCTTTATCGCCAGGCAGGGTTACCTCGTAAGCACCAATGTGCTGGGTAATACCACCGGCTTCGCCGCCTATTACGTTGGTTTTACGTATAAAGTCGAGCAGGGAGGTTTTACCGTGGTCAACGTGTCCCATAATGGTCACTATCGGCGCACGTGGTACCAGATCGGCAGGATCATCTTCCTGCTCCAGATTGGCTTCCTCATCCTGTGGTTTTACAAATTCTATCTGGTAACCAAACTCATCGGCAACAATGCTTAGAGTTTCGGCATCAAGTCTTTGGTTAATAGATACGAACAATCCCAGGCTCATACAGGTAGATATAATCTGCGTTACAGATACATCCATCATCAATGCCAGTTCGTTAGCGGTTACAAACTCAGTAACCTTTAATACCTTCGACTGTAATTCTTGCTCCAATGCCAGTTCTTCGGCACTAGAGGCCACATCATCACGTTTTTGACGACGGAATTTGGCTCTCTGCGCGAATTTACCCGACTTACCAGCTCCGCTTAAACGGGCCAGTGTAGCCTTGATCTGGTCTTGTATATCTTTTTCAGATGGTTCCTCTTTTGGTGTATTGTTTTGAGGGGCGTTACGGTTGTTCCTGAAGTCAGGACGATTGCCGCCTCCACCACCATGGTTAGGCCCACCAGCATTCGGATTATTACCACGGTTCCGGAAGTCAGGACGGTTTGGATTAATGGTTCCGCCTGCTGCAGGTGGATTATTATGCCCTTGTCCCTGTCCCTGCTGCGGTTGCTGGTGATTGCCACCGCCTTGATGACCGCCGCCATGCTGAGGGTTACCCTGGTTATCTTTACGTTTTCTTTTGCGCTTATGATCAGCGTTGTTAGCGTTTGATGATGATGCCACCGGATTACGCTTAGGAGCGTTAACAGGTAATTGTATTTTACCAATTACGTTAGGCCCTGTAAGTCTTTCGGCTTTTGCCCTGATCACATCAGGTTCCTGATTTTCATCAGCAGCAGCTTCAACTACCGGTGCCTGTACAACCGGGGCAACCGGTGGTGTTACCGGGGCTTTTGGTTCTTCAGCTTTTGGAGTTTCAACAACAGGCTGTGGCTTTGGCTCTTCCACTTTTGGAGCCTCCGGGGCTTTTTCTACCGGCGCTTCGGCCTTTGGTTCCGGTTTGGGCTCAGGAACTACCACTTCTGGTTGTTTAACAACCTCTACTGGTTTTACTGGCTCTGCCGGTTTTTCAGCCACTGGCTGAGGCTTCGCATTCAGGTTATTAAGGTCAATTTTACCCACTACCTTAACACCCGGCAAAACGTCATTACGTTCGTCAGTTTTTTCGGCAACTGGTTCAACAGGTTTTGGTTTTTCTGCCTGCGGCGAAGCATAGTGACCTGTGTTTTTGATCAATATCTCTTCGTTCTCAAAATCTCTTGAACGGCGGTTTTCAACCGGTTTTTCCGGAAACGCAGCAGGCTCTTCTTTTCTGATCTTTCCGATACTGATCTGCTTCGCTTCCTCCTTAATACTTTTGTCAACAGCAAACTCCTTCAACAATGCGGAGTACATGTCGCTATCCAGCTTCGCCATAGGTTGTTTTTCAACCTTATAGCCCTTTGTAGCCAAAAAATCGACAATGGTACTCATACCAATGTTGAGTTCTTTTACTGCTTTAATTAATTTTATTGATTTGTCTTCTGACATTTATTATAATTTCTCTGCTTATTATCGCAAAAATACGATTTTAATTTTGGTTTCTATGCTTATTCAAACTCAGCACTCAATATTGATAACACTTCTTTTACAGTTTCTTCTTCCAGATCTGTACGTTTTACCAATTCGCCTACTGTTAAAGCAAGTACCGATTTCGCGGTGTCTAAACCAATTCGTTTAAACTCATCAAGAATCCAGCTGTCAATTTCATCTGAAAACTCTTCGATATCCACATCCTCGTCATGCTCGTCTGCTTCGCGGTAAACATCTATTTCATAGCCGGTTAATTTACCAGCCAGTTTAATATTATGACCGCCACGGCCAATGGCCAGTGATACCTGATCAGGCTTTAAATATACTGCCGCTGTCTTTTTATCATCATCCAACTTAATAGAAGTTATTTTGGCCGGTGATAAAGCACGTTGAATATATAACTGAACATTATTGGTGAAATTGATCACGTCAATATTTTCATTTTTTAATTCGCGAACGATACCGTGTATACGTGATCCTTTCATACCCACACAGGCACCTACCGGATCAATACGGTCGTCATATGATTCCACAGCAACTTTAGCTCTTTCGCCCGGTTCACGTACAATTTTCTTGATCGTGATCAATCCATCGAAAATCTCAGGTACTTCCAGTTCAAACAAACGTTGTAAAAACTCAGGAGCGGTACGCGAAATGATGATCTTAGGATTGCTGTTCAGCATATCTACTTTATGTACAACCGCTTTTACGCTGTCGCCCTTTTTAAAGTAATCGGCCGGTATCTGTTCGGTTTTTGGCAGCAATAACTCGTTGCCTTCATCGTCCAGC from Mucilaginibacter inviolabilis includes the following:
- the infB gene encoding translation initiation factor IF-2 → MSEDKSIKLIKAVKELNIGMSTIVDFLATKGYKVEKQPMAKLDSDMYSALLKEFAVDKSIKEEAKQISIGKIRKEEPAAFPEKPVENRRSRDFENEEILIKNTGHYASPQAEKPKPVEPVAEKTDERNDVLPGVKVVGKIDLNNLNAKPQPVAEKPAEPVKPVEVVKQPEVVVPEPKPEPKAEAPVEKAPEAPKVEEPKPQPVVETPKAEEPKAPVTPPVAPVVQAPVVEAAADENQEPDVIRAKAERLTGPNVIGKIQLPVNAPKRNPVASSSNANNADHKRKRKRKDNQGNPQHGGGHQGGGNHQQPQQGQGQGHNNPPAAGGTINPNRPDFRNRGNNPNAGGPNHGGGGGNRPDFRNNRNAPQNNTPKEEPSEKDIQDQIKATLARLSGAGKSGKFAQRAKFRRQKRDDVASSAEELALEQELQSKVLKVTEFVTANELALMMDVSVTQIISTCMSLGLFVSINQRLDAETLSIVADEFGYQIEFVKPQDEEANLEQEDDPADLVPRAPIVTIMGHVDHGKTSLLDFIRKTNVIGGEAGGITQHIGAYEVTLPGDKGKITFLDTPGHEAFTAMRARGAQVTDIVIIVIAADDSVMPQTREAINHAQAAGAPIIFAFNKIDKPGANADKVREQLSAMNILVEEWGGKYQTQEISAKTGLNVELLLEKVLLEAELLELKANPNKRAVGTVIEAALDKGRGIVTTILVQAGRLKVGDPILAGCYSGRVKALTNERGQRVESAGPSTPVQVLGMQGAPTAGDKFNVLESEVEAREIANKRLQLQREQGLRTQKHITLDEIGRRLAVGNFKELNIIVKGDVDGSIEALSDSLLKLSTEQIQVNIISKAVGQISESDVLLASASDAIIIGFQVRPSGSARKLAEAEQIDIRLYSIIYDAINEIKAAMEGMLAPTFEEKIVANVEIRETFKISKVGTIAGCMVLDGKINRNSKIRIIRDGVVIYTGELASLKRFKDDVKEVNAGYECGLNIQNFNNIEVGDIVEAYENVEVKRKL
- the nusA gene encoding transcription termination factor NusA encodes the protein MSNINLIDSFQEFKDFKNIDRPTMMSVLEDVFRSMIRKKYGTDENCDVIVNTDNGDLEIWRTRKVMEDGFSEDDDLEIELAEAQLIDADLEVGDDFIEQITLESFGRRAILAARQTLVSKILELEKDEIFKKYKDRVGEIVTGEVYQVWKKETLVLDDEGNELLLPKTEQIPADYFKKGDSVKAVVHKVDMLNSNPKIIISRTAPEFLQRLFELEVPEIFDGLITIKKIVREPGERAKVAVESYDDRIDPVGACVGMKGSRIHGIVRELKNENIDVINFTNNVQLYIQRALSPAKITSIKLDDDKKTAAVYLKPDQVSLAIGRGGHNIKLAGKLTGYEIDVYREADEHDEDVDIEEFSDEIDSWILDEFKRIGLDTAKSVLALTVGELVKRTDLEEETVKEVLSILSAEFE